CAATAGAGGATTGCCTGCAGTCGGGACGGAATATGGTAGCAGCAGGTTATATCATTTACGGTTCATCGACCATGTTGGTTTATACCACCGGAAACGGGGTAAATGGCTTTACGCTCGATCCTTCTATCGGTGAGTTTTGCCTGTCACACCCCGATATTAAAATTCCGAAACGTGGAAATATTTATTCCCTCAATGAAGCTAATTTTGCTGAATTTTCCGAAGGACTGAAAAAATTCATCAACTATATCAAGGATGAAGGAATAGAAGAATACGGGAAATTTTCCTCCCGCTATATCGGCACATTGGTCAGCGATTTCCATAGAAATTTATTAAAAGGAGGCATTTTTATTTACCCGGGGTCGAAAAAAAATCCAAATGGAAAACTACGCCTTGTCTATGAAAACAACCCAATGTCTTTCATTATTGAACAAGCTGGCGGAAAAGCTACCGATGGAAAAGGAAAAAACATCCTCGACTATAAACCTGAGAAATTACACCAGAGAACACCCTTATTTATCGGCTCTTCAGACCTCGTTGACCTTGCCGAAGAATTCATACAGCGATACGGCTGATGACAGACTGACATATTCTTGTGGCTTTCACCATTTTGGCATA
The nucleotide sequence above comes from Sphingobacteriales bacterium. Encoded proteins:
- the fbp gene encoding class 1 fructose-bisphosphatase gives rise to the protein MLSKVTTLNQFIIERQADFPYAKGDLSSLLSDIGIAAKIIYREVSKAGLVNILGSLEQINVQGEEVKKLDDFANQQLITALKNGEECCALASEEMEDFLPINHKNGKNPKYVVLFDPLDGSSNIDVNVSIGTIFAIYRRISEPGTVSTIEDCLQSGRNMVAAGYIIYGSSTMLVYTTGNGVNGFTLDPSIGEFCLSHPDIKIPKRGNIYSLNEANFAEFSEGLKKFINYIKDEGIEEYGKFSSRYIGTLVSDFHRNLLKGGIFIYPGSKKNPNGKLRLVYENNPMSFIIEQAGGKATDGKGKNILDYKPEKLHQRTPLFIGSSDLVDLAEEFIQRYG